A section of the Flavobacterium ardleyense genome encodes:
- a CDS encoding DUF4175 family protein → MNNKEIIYEKLQAFIRRFYANELIKGCIFFIGLGLLYFLFTVFVEYFLWLSPKGRWLLFVIFVLFEILLLGRYILYPISKLIKLQKGLDFEQASLIIGKHFSEVSDKLTNFLQLSKDENQSELLLASIDQKADSLKFVPFGKAVDFKRNIKFLPVAIIPVLIILLLLFSNNIQVLSQSYHRVVNYNEQFIPPAPFSFVVDNLKMQTEQGKDFVLKVHTEGKVVPEKVSIQIADEQYLLQSDAVGSFSYKFSKPLENVNFKLVANQVESKNMSLDVIKVPSIEEIELKLIFPSYLNRNSEIIKGTANATIPEGTLVEWRLATQSTENVSYKDAIGKSLFSKSGNTFVFKRNFSNSTEYQILTGNSSVSNYETLDYAIAVVKDQFPTINVEKLPDTLKSEKKYLLGQISDDYGLHKLEIIYYQKESPQLQKRGSIAIKGKQFDQFVFSFPSNLPVELGKEYEYFFEVRDNDAPRNYKATKSVVFSSRILSDNEKQTQLLEEQNSNINSMSQSIKEQDKQFSELDKLQKEQKEKSNLEYKDQKKIDDFVERQKRQDEMMKEFSEKMAKNLDNLNKDKKDDVQEELQKRFEKVAEELEKNKKLLDELNQLKDKIQNERLFEKMEQFKKQSKNQTKTLEQLVELTKKYYVEKKAEQIADNLKKLADKQDKLAEKQDDKSLSEQKDIKKEFEDLKKELEQLEKDNKELKSPIDLENDSKKEEEISNDLKDAEENLEKKAPSKAKPKQKKAAKQMRELGQKMSSSLEMDSKEQMEEDVKMLRQILDNLVAFSFSQESLMKQFRALNPAAPSFNKHLKQQQTLKQQFKHIDDSLFALSMRNPKIAEQVTKEVGDVHYYLDKAITSIVEGQIPQGNSQQQYTVTHANTLANMLSDALNNMQMSLSGSGMGKPSKGKGDGEGQLPDIIKKQEGLGEKMKGEKGKKGEGSKPGEGSKPGQGSKPGGEGKSQSGQGGEGGDGEGDAEKIMEIYKEQVQLREQLQNELIKNGMGGNGQAIQQMKQLEKQLLNKGFTDETVQKAMNIKYELLKLEKAMRTQGEESKRQAESSNKDFNNSAKALPEEIQKFLNSIEILNRQSLPLRPNFSTKVQQYFKSND, encoded by the coding sequence GTGAATAATAAAGAAATAATCTACGAAAAACTTCAAGCCTTTATCAGGCGATTCTACGCAAACGAACTTATAAAAGGTTGCATTTTCTTTATCGGTTTAGGTTTACTATACTTTTTATTTACAGTTTTTGTTGAATATTTTTTATGGCTTTCGCCAAAAGGTAGATGGTTGCTATTCGTTATTTTTGTTTTATTTGAAATACTGTTGCTCGGAAGATATATTTTATATCCAATTTCGAAGCTTATAAAATTACAGAAAGGTTTAGATTTTGAACAAGCTTCCTTAATTATCGGAAAGCATTTTTCTGAAGTAAGTGATAAGTTGACCAATTTCCTGCAATTGTCCAAAGATGAAAATCAATCTGAATTATTGTTGGCTTCGATAGATCAAAAAGCAGATTCTTTGAAATTTGTTCCTTTTGGAAAAGCGGTGGATTTCAAGAGAAATATCAAATTTTTACCAGTTGCCATTATTCCTGTGTTAATTATTTTGTTGCTTCTATTTTCAAATAATATTCAAGTTCTTTCCCAGAGTTATCATAGAGTGGTAAATTATAATGAGCAATTTATTCCACCGGCACCTTTTAGTTTTGTGGTTGATAATTTAAAAATGCAAACCGAGCAAGGAAAAGATTTTGTTCTTAAAGTGCACACAGAAGGAAAAGTCGTTCCCGAGAAAGTTAGTATTCAAATTGCCGATGAACAATACCTTCTGCAAAGTGATGCGGTAGGAAGTTTTTCGTATAAATTTTCTAAACCTCTAGAAAATGTCAATTTCAAATTGGTTGCCAATCAAGTTGAAAGTAAAAATATGTCACTTGATGTTATAAAAGTTCCCTCGATAGAAGAGATAGAGCTCAAATTGATTTTCCCATCTTATCTAAATAGAAATAGTGAAATTATTAAAGGAACTGCAAATGCAACTATTCCCGAAGGCACCTTAGTAGAATGGAGGCTTGCAACTCAATCCACAGAAAATGTGAGTTACAAAGATGCAATTGGGAAAAGTTTATTTTCTAAATCAGGAAATACTTTCGTTTTTAAGAGGAACTTTTCAAATTCGACCGAGTATCAAATTCTAACAGGAAACAGTAGTGTTTCTAATTATGAAACTTTAGATTATGCCATCGCAGTTGTTAAAGATCAATTTCCAACGATTAACGTCGAGAAGCTACCGGACACTTTAAAATCAGAAAAGAAATATTTGCTAGGTCAGATATCCGATGATTATGGATTGCACAAATTAGAGATTATCTATTATCAAAAAGAAAGTCCGCAATTACAAAAGCGTGGATCTATTGCAATCAAGGGAAAGCAGTTTGATCAATTTGTATTTTCGTTTCCTTCAAATCTTCCAGTTGAGCTAGGAAAAGAGTACGAATATTTTTTTGAAGTTAGAGATAATGATGCTCCTCGAAATTATAAGGCAACAAAATCTGTGGTGTTTTCCAGCCGAATTTTGAGTGATAATGAGAAGCAAACCCAATTACTAGAAGAGCAAAATTCTAATATAAATTCGATGTCTCAATCTATAAAAGAGCAAGACAAGCAATTTTCTGAATTGGATAAACTTCAAAAGGAGCAGAAAGAAAAATCTAATTTGGAATATAAAGATCAGAAAAAGATTGATGATTTCGTTGAAAGGCAGAAACGTCAAGACGAAATGATGAAGGAATTTTCAGAGAAGATGGCAAAGAATCTAGATAATTTAAACAAAGATAAAAAGGATGATGTTCAAGAAGAACTTCAAAAGAGGTTTGAAAAAGTAGCTGAGGAACTTGAGAAAAACAAAAAGCTTCTGGATGAATTAAATCAACTAAAGGACAAAATTCAGAACGAGCGTTTGTTCGAGAAGATGGAGCAATTTAAAAAGCAGTCAAAAAATCAAACAAAAACACTTGAACAATTGGTGGAGTTAACCAAGAAATACTACGTTGAAAAGAAAGCGGAGCAAATCGCGGATAATCTTAAAAAATTAGCTGATAAGCAAGATAAACTAGCTGAGAAACAGGATGATAAGTCACTTTCGGAACAAAAAGACATTAAAAAAGAGTTCGAAGACTTAAAAAAGGAATTAGAGCAGCTTGAAAAAGACAATAAGGAATTAAAATCTCCAATTGATTTGGAAAATGACTCCAAGAAAGAGGAAGAAATTTCTAATGATTTAAAGGATGCCGAAGAAAATTTAGAAAAGAAGGCTCCTTCAAAGGCAAAGCCAAAACAGAAGAAAGCTGCTAAGCAGATGAGGGAATTGGGACAAAAAATGTCATCTTCGTTGGAGATGGATTCGAAAGAGCAGATGGAAGAAGATGTAAAGATGCTTCGTCAGATTTTAGATAATCTTGTTGCCTTCTCGTTTTCTCAAGAAAGCTTAATGAAGCAATTTCGAGCATTGAATCCGGCAGCACCATCTTTCAATAAACATCTTAAACAACAGCAAACCTTGAAGCAACAATTTAAACACATTGACGATTCACTATTTGCACTATCGATGCGTAATCCTAAAATTGCCGAACAAGTGACTAAGGAAGTTGGTGATGTTCACTACTATTTAGACAAAGCCATCACTTCAATTGTTGAGGGACAAATTCCTCAAGGAAATAGTCAGCAACAGTATACTGTGACCCACGCAAATACTTTGGCAAACATGCTTTCGGATGCTTTGAATAATATGCAAATGTCTCTTTCAGGAAGTGGAATGGGGAAACCTAGTAAGGGCAAGGGAGATGGTGAAGGACAACTCCCTGATATTATTAAGAAGCAGGAAGGTCTTGGTGAGAAGATGAAAGGCGAAAAAGGCAAGAAAGGGGAAGGATCCAAACCTGGCGAAGGAAGCAAACCTGGTCAAGGTTCGAAACCTGGTGGCGAAGGAAAATCACAATCAGGACAAGGTGGTGAAGGAGGTGACGGAGAGGGCGATGCTGAGAAGATTATGGAGATTTATAAAGAGCAGGTTCAATTACGCGAACAGCTACAGAATGAATTAATCAAAAATGGAATGGGCGGTAATGGTCAAGCCATACAGCAAATGAAACAATTAGAAAAGCAATTATTGAACAAGGGTTTTACAGATGAAACCGTTCAGAAGGCGATGAATATCAAGTACGAATTACTAAAATTAGAAAAGGCTATGCGTACTCAGGGCGAGGAGAGCAAAAGGCAGGCTGAAAGTAGTAACAAGGACTTCAATAATTCGGCGAAAGCCTTACCTGAGGAAATTCAGAAATTTTTAAATAGTATCGAAATTTTAAATAGACAAAGCTTACCTTTGCGCCCTAATTTCAGTACCAAGGTACAGCAATATTTTAAAAGCAATGATTAG
- the ybeY gene encoding rRNA maturation RNase YbeY, translating to MISYNYESDFTLGNEEQYSQWISSIIESEDKNEGEINYIFCNDDYLHKINMEYLQHDDLTDIISFDYCVGNEINGDIFISVERVAENAKEYEVTLEAELLRVMAHGILHYCGYKDKSEEDAALMRSKENEKMKMFAIN from the coding sequence ATGATTAGTTATAACTACGAAAGCGATTTTACACTAGGTAATGAAGAACAATATTCTCAGTGGATTAGTTCAATTATTGAGAGCGAAGACAAGAACGAGGGAGAAATAAATTACATTTTTTGTAATGATGATTACCTACACAAGATCAACATGGAGTATTTGCAACATGATGATTTAACCGATATTATTAGTTTTGATTACTGTGTAGGGAACGAAATAAACGGAGATATTTTTATTTCTGTAGAACGTGTTGCTGAAAACGCCAAGGAATATGAAGTAACTTTAGAGGCCGAATTACTTAGAGTCATGGCTCATGGCATTTTGCATTACTGTGGATACAAGGACAAAAGCGAAGAGGATGCTGCTCTGATGAGAAGCAAGGAAAACGAAAAAATGAAGATGTTTGCTATTAATTGA
- the mnmG gene encoding tRNA uridine-5-carboxymethylaminomethyl(34) synthesis enzyme MnmG, protein MFKDLYDVIVVGGGHAGSEAAAAAANLGSKTLLVTMSLQNIAQMSCNPAMGGIAKGQIVREIDALGGYSGIVSDNTAIQFKMLNKSKGPAMWSPRVQSDRMRFAEEWRLMLEGTPNLDFYQEMVKGLIIENGKVLGIRTSLGLEIRSKTVILTNGTFLNGLIHIGEKQFGGGRAGESAAYGITEDLVQAGFEAGRMKTGTPPRVDGRSLDYSKMNEEKGDDVPSKFSYLDSTKPLVHQRSCHMSYTSLEVHNILREGFDRSPMFNGRIKSLGPRYCPSIEDKINRFADKERHQLFVEPEGWKTCEVYVNGFSTSLPEDIQFKALRSVAGFENVKFFRPGYAIEYDYFPPTQLRHTLETKLVEGLYFAGQINGTTGYEEAASQGLMAGINAHLKINEKDPFILKRDEAYIGVLIDDLITKGTEEPYRMFTSRAEYRTLLRQDNADFRLTPMSHAIGLASEKRLRRMEVKKTASAQMVNFFRETSVTHQEANVVLAEKETALITQSDKMFKVFSRPQIDMQDMMKFEKVKEYIATHDLDTEILEQAEVQIKYSGYIDKERNNADKLHRLEDVKIPEDFDYDKIKSLSYEAKEKFKKIRPVTISQASRISGVSPSDISVLLIFMGR, encoded by the coding sequence ATGTTTAAAGATTTATATGATGTTATAGTAGTTGGAGGTGGGCACGCTGGATCAGAAGCCGCAGCCGCAGCTGCAAATTTAGGTTCAAAAACTTTATTGGTTACAATGAGCCTTCAAAATATTGCGCAGATGTCTTGCAACCCAGCTATGGGAGGTATTGCAAAAGGACAAATTGTTCGTGAAATTGATGCCTTGGGTGGGTACTCGGGAATCGTTTCGGATAACACTGCAATACAGTTTAAAATGCTTAACAAATCCAAAGGGCCTGCGATGTGGTCTCCAAGAGTTCAAAGCGACAGAATGCGTTTTGCCGAAGAATGGAGACTGATGTTGGAGGGAACTCCGAATCTGGATTTCTACCAGGAAATGGTTAAAGGTTTGATTATCGAGAACGGAAAGGTTTTAGGTATTCGAACTTCTTTAGGTTTAGAAATTCGCTCTAAAACAGTTATTCTGACTAATGGAACTTTCTTGAACGGATTAATTCATATTGGCGAAAAGCAATTTGGTGGAGGTAGAGCTGGCGAAAGTGCAGCTTACGGAATTACCGAAGATCTTGTTCAAGCAGGTTTTGAAGCCGGAAGAATGAAAACAGGAACACCTCCGCGAGTTGATGGACGTTCATTGGATTACTCTAAAATGAATGAAGAAAAAGGAGATGATGTGCCATCTAAATTCTCATATTTGGATAGTACAAAACCATTAGTTCATCAAAGATCTTGTCATATGAGTTATACTTCTTTGGAAGTACATAATATTTTAAGAGAAGGTTTTGATAGGTCGCCAATGTTTAATGGTCGTATCAAAAGTTTAGGTCCGAGATATTGTCCATCCATCGAAGATAAGATTAATCGCTTTGCCGATAAAGAAAGACATCAGCTATTTGTTGAGCCAGAAGGTTGGAAGACTTGCGAAGTTTATGTAAATGGTTTCTCTACATCATTGCCAGAAGATATTCAGTTTAAAGCGTTGCGCTCTGTTGCGGGATTTGAAAATGTGAAGTTCTTTAGACCGGGGTATGCTATAGAATATGATTATTTTCCACCAACACAATTGAGGCATACTCTTGAAACAAAACTTGTAGAAGGACTTTATTTTGCTGGACAAATAAACGGGACAACCGGATATGAGGAAGCAGCATCTCAAGGATTAATGGCTGGAATAAATGCGCACTTAAAAATCAACGAAAAAGATCCATTTATCTTGAAGAGAGATGAGGCTTATATCGGAGTTTTGATTGATGATTTAATCACCAAAGGAACTGAAGAGCCTTATAGAATGTTTACTTCGCGTGCTGAATACCGCACGCTTTTACGTCAGGATAATGCCGATTTTAGATTGACGCCAATGTCGCACGCAATAGGATTAGCTTCTGAAAAGCGTCTGCGCAGAATGGAAGTAAAGAAAACTGCATCTGCACAAATGGTAAATTTTTTCAGGGAAACATCGGTTACACATCAGGAAGCGAATGTAGTTTTGGCTGAGAAAGAAACTGCTTTGATTACACAATCGGATAAGATGTTTAAAGTGTTTTCTCGTCCTCAGATTGATATGCAGGATATGATGAAGTTCGAAAAAGTAAAGGAATATATTGCAACTCACGATCTCGATACAGAAATATTAGAACAAGCCGAAGTACAAATTAAGTATTCAGGATATATTGATAAGGAAAGGAACAATGCTGATAAGCTTCACAGATTAGAAGACGTGAAGATTCCTGAAGATTTTGATTATGATAAAATTAAATCATTGTCTTACGAAGCTAAAGAGAAATTCAAAAAAATTCGGCCAGTTACAATCTCTCAAGCATCTAGAATAAGTGGAGTTTCGCCAAGTGATATTTCGGTACTTTTAATTTTTATGGGAAGGTAA
- a CDS encoding class I SAM-dependent methyltransferase, protein MAEKKLFVEVKDHTVSKESFRLYHDEELDLLITEPRPSLDTLEKYYQSEDYISHTDSKRTVFEKVYHLVKSFSINQKLSFLEKVHPSKGLLLDIGAGTGEFLAKAAKRNWKILGYEPNQLAKEIALAKEIDLCASLSEIESNSIDVITMWHVLEHVYDYDTQIIELKRILKKDGLLIIAVPNFKSYDANYYKKSWAAFDAPRHLWHFSKTSISKIFGKHQIELTDIRPMYFDSFYVSLLSEKYKNGKMNVLKAIRVGLLSNIKGMKSGEFSSHIYVLRNLKKLK, encoded by the coding sequence GTGGCAGAAAAGAAATTATTTGTAGAAGTTAAAGATCACACAGTTTCTAAAGAAAGTTTTAGACTCTATCACGACGAAGAATTGGATCTTTTAATTACAGAGCCAAGGCCTTCACTAGATACTCTTGAAAAATATTACCAAAGCGAAGACTATATTTCTCATACTGATTCTAAGAGAACAGTCTTTGAAAAAGTGTATCATTTAGTCAAATCTTTTTCTATTAATCAGAAGTTGTCTTTCTTAGAAAAGGTGCATCCTTCAAAAGGATTACTTTTAGATATAGGTGCTGGAACCGGAGAATTTTTGGCGAAAGCCGCAAAAAGGAATTGGAAAATTTTGGGTTACGAGCCAAATCAATTGGCGAAAGAAATTGCATTAGCAAAGGAAATTGATCTTTGCGCATCCTTATCAGAAATCGAAAGTAATTCAATTGATGTCATAACGATGTGGCACGTTCTAGAACATGTATATGATTATGATACGCAAATTATAGAACTAAAAAGGATTTTGAAAAAGGATGGATTGCTAATTATTGCCGTTCCAAATTTTAAATCATATGATGCCAACTATTACAAAAAATCTTGGGCTGCTTTTGACGCACCTAGACATTTATGGCATTTCTCAAAAACCTCAATTTCGAAAATATTTGGAAAACACCAAATAGAATTGACTGATATTCGACCAATGTATTTTGACTCTTTTTATGTGAGTTTGTTATCTGAAAAATACAAAAACGGAAAAATGAATGTACTCAAAGCAATACGAGTAGGATTGTTATCAAATATTAAGGGAATGAAGTCAGGGGAGTTTTCTTCACATATTTACGTCCTTAGAAATCTTAAAAAATTAAAATAA
- a CDS encoding OmpH family outer membrane protein: MKKGFALFVLALTVVSCNQSNEAKELKTAYIDTSKLLQEYTESKDIEAKYKAKSQEMGKELDVEVARFKTDAQNFQKNAQANGQAWAQQKGAELQKREQQLSYAQQAMLQQLQQESGQEMDSLVVNVRKFIKSYGKEKGYAYIYGTGEAATVLYAEDKYDITNDVVKLLNDKYKKAEPAKVEESKKDEAAVEAKK, encoded by the coding sequence ATGAAAAAAGGATTTGCATTATTTGTTTTGGCTTTGACAGTTGTGTCTTGCAATCAGAGTAACGAAGCTAAGGAATTGAAAACTGCTTATATCGATACGTCAAAATTATTACAAGAATATACCGAGTCAAAAGATATCGAAGCGAAGTACAAAGCGAAATCTCAAGAGATGGGTAAGGAGCTAGATGTTGAAGTTGCAAGATTTAAAACTGATGCTCAAAATTTCCAAAAAAACGCACAAGCAAATGGACAAGCTTGGGCGCAGCAAAAAGGAGCTGAACTTCAAAAACGAGAACAACAACTATCATATGCTCAACAAGCAATGTTGCAACAATTGCAGCAAGAAAGCGGGCAAGAGATGGATAGCCTTGTGGTAAATGTTCGTAAATTTATTAAGTCTTACGGAAAAGAAAAAGGATACGCTTATATTTATGGTACTGGCGAAGCTGCAACAGTTTTGTACGCAGAGGACAAATACGATATTACAAATGATGTTGTAAAACTTCTGAATGATAAATACAAGAAAGCTGAACCTGCGAAAGTTGAAGAGTCTAAAAAGGACGAAGCTGCCGTAGAAGCAAAGAAATAA
- a CDS encoding helix-turn-helix domain-containing protein, with amino-acid sequence MQDFAPSAEYVLKFINQTNRSIFLTGKAGTGKTTLLREIIKTTHKNAMVVAPTGIAALNAGGVTIHSLFQLPLGGFIPVKDEIASVSEYVKFESHDSLRKHFFKMNKSRRSLFRNLELLIIDEVSMLRADLLDAMDFVLQSIRKNSQVFGGVQVLFIGDLLQLPPVVKNQEWDVLRKYYSGKFFFHAHAVQKYPPLYIELTKIYRQSDDTFISILNNLRNNTITKEDLQCLNQFINKDFDLKANKGYITLTTHNAKADNLNSESLAELSGKKHVYPAEITGDFPEKIFPLEQNLELKVGAQVMFVKNDLSPEKRFFNGKTGIVKFLNDSEMLIEFPEEGRTIEVEKYEWKNIRYTVNESTKEIEEELFGTFVQYPVKLAWAITVHKSQGLTFDKAALDVSDVFMPGQAYVALSRLRSLNGLVLLSELRMNGISNDLDVMKYADNKADEESLGNLLQSETMAFVHTFMIQAFNFKQVGQEWRNHVYSYKQDSERSEKSKHYIWAKTQLDSIDKILDASEKFQTQLNRLFLSGEADVPFISSRIEAAFGYFFAPMDTIVYNLLYKIQQVKNVKKVKAFYDELANLEEIQTKSVLQLFRAQNMIYALVNGQPISKETLTSEEIRSYIFKKKEKIKAEFNTNHPGFLEESDFNQYEVKKKSGTSAPKKSTVQETYEMWQAKKSVEEIAAERKLTPQTIYTHLSKLVQTGVVQLTDVLAEDKIKELAAAFHGYSEESLGPLKEKYGEKFSYHELRLFKATLN; translated from the coding sequence ATGCAAGATTTCGCGCCTTCTGCTGAATATGTTTTAAAATTTATTAATCAAACCAATCGGTCCATATTTTTGACAGGGAAAGCCGGTACTGGAAAAACTACGCTTTTGCGGGAAATTATCAAAACCACACATAAAAATGCAATGGTGGTAGCGCCCACGGGGATTGCTGCTCTTAATGCGGGTGGCGTGACGATACATTCACTTTTTCAATTACCATTAGGTGGATTTATTCCTGTTAAAGATGAAATAGCATCGGTGTCTGAATACGTGAAATTTGAGTCGCACGATAGTTTGCGGAAGCATTTCTTTAAAATGAATAAAAGCCGCAGATCACTTTTTAGGAATTTAGAACTTCTAATCATTGACGAAGTAAGTATGCTTCGCGCCGATCTTCTTGATGCAATGGATTTTGTATTGCAATCAATCAGAAAAAATTCTCAAGTTTTTGGTGGGGTTCAAGTTTTATTTATCGGCGATCTTTTGCAATTACCTCCTGTGGTAAAAAATCAGGAGTGGGATGTTTTAAGAAAATATTACTCCGGAAAATTCTTTTTTCACGCGCACGCAGTTCAGAAGTATCCACCGCTTTATATAGAGCTCACGAAAATTTACAGACAGTCTGACGATACCTTTATTTCTATCTTAAATAACCTCAGAAATAATACCATTACAAAAGAAGATCTGCAATGTCTAAATCAATTCATAAATAAAGATTTTGATCTAAAAGCGAATAAAGGTTATATTACGCTGACTACCCATAATGCAAAAGCAGATAATTTAAATTCAGAATCTTTAGCTGAATTATCTGGAAAGAAACATGTATATCCCGCTGAGATTACCGGAGATTTTCCAGAGAAGATTTTTCCGCTTGAGCAAAATTTAGAACTCAAGGTTGGTGCGCAGGTTATGTTTGTAAAAAATGATTTATCACCAGAAAAGCGCTTTTTTAATGGTAAGACGGGAATTGTAAAATTCTTGAATGATAGCGAAATGCTAATAGAGTTTCCGGAAGAGGGAAGGACAATTGAGGTAGAGAAATACGAGTGGAAAAATATTCGCTATACCGTAAATGAAAGTACTAAGGAAATTGAAGAGGAATTGTTTGGAACATTTGTTCAATATCCGGTAAAGCTGGCTTGGGCGATAACCGTTCATAAAAGCCAAGGTTTAACTTTTGACAAAGCAGCGCTCGATGTATCGGATGTTTTTATGCCAGGCCAGGCATATGTGGCATTATCTCGTTTAAGATCGTTAAATGGGCTTGTTTTGCTTTCAGAGCTTAGGATGAATGGTATTTCTAATGATCTTGATGTTATGAAGTATGCGGACAATAAAGCGGATGAAGAATCATTAGGAAATCTGCTACAGAGCGAAACGATGGCTTTTGTGCACACATTTATGATTCAGGCGTTCAATTTCAAGCAAGTAGGTCAAGAATGGCGCAATCACGTTTACAGTTATAAGCAAGATTCAGAAAGATCAGAGAAGTCAAAACATTATATCTGGGCAAAAACGCAGTTGGATAGTATCGATAAAATTTTGGATGCATCCGAAAAATTTCAAACTCAACTTAATCGTTTATTCCTTTCGGGTGAAGCAGATGTGCCTTTTATATCGAGTAGGATAGAAGCTGCATTTGGATATTTCTTTGCTCCGATGGACACGATAGTTTACAATTTATTATATAAAATTCAGCAGGTGAAAAACGTCAAGAAAGTTAAAGCATTTTATGACGAGCTGGCTAATTTGGAAGAAATACAGACTAAGTCCGTACTGCAATTATTTAGAGCTCAAAACATGATTTATGCATTGGTTAATGGTCAGCCCATATCAAAAGAAACTTTGACGTCAGAGGAAATTAGATCCTACATATTCAAAAAGAAGGAAAAGATTAAGGCTGAGTTTAATACCAATCATCCCGGATTTTTGGAAGAGTCTGATTTTAATCAATATGAAGTAAAGAAAAAGTCGGGTACTTCGGCTCCCAAAAAATCTACAGTACAGGAAACGTACGAAATGTGGCAAGCAAAAAAATCTGTTGAAGAAATAGCCGCAGAACGAAAATTAACACCTCAAACAATTTATACACACTTGAGCAAACTCGTGCAAACAGGAGTAGTGCAACTCACAGATGTATTGGCAGAAGATAAAATTAAGGAATTAGCTGCAGCGTTCCACGGATACTCTGAGGAATCACTTGGACCATTAAAAGAAAAGTACGGCGAAAAATTTAGCTACCACGAATTGAGACTTTTTAAAGCAACCTTAAATTAA
- a CDS encoding DoxX family protein: MNIASILVLIFLAITFIQSGYDKVTDWKGNVEYLTGHFSQTFIRKMVPISLMILLILELISGILCAAGAIQLAANNVRTFGFYGAVFSCVTLLFMLFAQRLAKDYEGARTVTIYFILAVLGVFWLS, from the coding sequence ATGAATATAGCCTCAATCCTTGTTTTAATATTTTTGGCAATAACTTTTATACAATCCGGATATGACAAAGTCACTGATTGGAAGGGGAATGTTGAGTACTTAACCGGTCATTTTTCTCAAACTTTTATCCGAAAAATGGTTCCAATTTCTTTAATGATTCTTTTAATTTTAGAATTGATTTCAGGAATACTTTGTGCTGCCGGTGCTATTCAGCTTGCGGCAAATAATGTTCGAACCTTTGGATTTTATGGCGCAGTTTTTTCCTGCGTAACCCTACTCTTTATGTTGTTTGCGCAACGCCTAGCAAAAGATTATGAAGGAGCTCGTACTGTAACAATTTATTTTATACTAGCTGTTTTAGGAGTTTTCTGGCTGTCTTAA
- a CDS encoding DNA polymerase III subunit, translating into MQFSEILGQEAIKSHLIQTANEGRIPHAQLFVGPEGSGTLPMAIAYAQYILCGNTSNENSEGNSSCNLKFENLVHPDLHFVYPTVTGPDGKPVLCSDFVTEWREMLKGDMYSNLFDWHSALGVGNKQGTIRVNEAQNILKLLSLKAYEGGHKVMIIWMADRMNADAANKLLKIIEEPPVKTIFILITENEGDIISTIRSRCQVLHFGSIAPEVIAAKLQKKKGLEIHAAMKIAHQAQGNYNRALKLTQSNEEEIQFEQWFVQWVRAAFRAKGNASSILELITWSETIAALGRETQKKFLNYCIELFRQALLLNYQTTELVYMEPKIDKFKLENFAPFVHGNNIQDIFTELSDAMYHIERNGNAKMILTDMSIKLTRLIHKK; encoded by the coding sequence ATGCAATTTTCTGAAATTTTAGGCCAAGAGGCTATCAAAAGTCATTTAATACAAACCGCAAATGAGGGGAGAATTCCACATGCACAGCTCTTTGTTGGACCCGAAGGAAGTGGAACTTTACCTATGGCAATTGCCTATGCGCAATATATTTTATGCGGAAATACTTCCAATGAAAATAGCGAAGGCAATTCTAGCTGCAATCTAAAATTCGAAAACCTCGTTCACCCAGATTTGCACTTTGTATATCCTACCGTGACAGGTCCAGACGGTAAACCGGTACTTTGTAGTGATTTCGTTACAGAGTGGCGCGAGATGCTCAAAGGTGACATGTATTCTAATCTTTTTGACTGGCATTCTGCGCTGGGGGTTGGAAATAAGCAGGGAACTATCCGAGTTAATGAAGCTCAAAACATTCTCAAATTACTTTCCCTCAAGGCTTACGAAGGTGGACATAAAGTGATGATTATTTGGATGGCAGATCGAATGAATGCTGATGCAGCCAACAAACTGCTTAAGATAATCGAAGAGCCGCCAGTAAAAACAATTTTTATATTAATCACCGAAAATGAAGGCGACATCATCTCGACAATTAGATCTCGATGCCAAGTATTGCACTTTGGATCAATTGCTCCAGAAGTAATTGCCGCAAAACTTCAAAAGAAAAAAGGTTTGGAAATTCACGCTGCAATGAAAATTGCACATCAAGCGCAGGGAAATTACAATCGTGCCTTAAAACTCACGCAGTCCAACGAAGAAGAAATTCAGTTTGAACAATGGTTTGTGCAGTGGGTGCGTGCTGCCTTTCGGGCAAAAGGAAATGCATCATCAATTTTGGAACTCATTACTTGGAGCGAAACAATTGCTGCTTTAGGTCGTGAAACCCAAAAAAAGTTTCTTAATTACTGCATTGAGCTCTTTAGACAAGCGTTGTTGTTAAATTATCAAACCACAGAACTTGTATACATGGAACCCAAAATTGATAAATTTAAATTAGAGAATTTCGCTCCCTTTGTTCACGGTAACAATATTCAAGATATATTTACAGAGTTATCTGACGCGATGTATCATATTGAGCGCAACGGAAACGCAAAGATGATTCTAACAGATATGTCCATTAAGTTAACTAGATTAATTCATAAAAAGTAA